From one Flavobacterium sp. N502536 genomic stretch:
- a CDS encoding MGMT family protein, with translation MAEDNFFERVYEIARQIPHGKVTSYGAIAKALGSARSARMVGWAMNACHNRDDVPAHRVVNRKGLLTGKHHFDGTNLMQQLLENEGIEVIDNQIIDFEKHFWQPKIEL, from the coding sequence ATGGCTGAAGATAATTTTTTTGAAAGAGTTTATGAGATTGCCAGACAAATTCCGCACGGAAAAGTAACTTCTTATGGTGCAATTGCCAAAGCTTTAGGCTCCGCCCGCTCTGCCCGAATGGTCGGCTGGGCAATGAACGCCTGCCATAACAGAGATGATGTTCCGGCACATCGTGTGGTTAACCGAAAAGGTCTTCTGACCGGTAAACATCATTTTGACGGAACCAATTTAATGCAGCAGCTACTCGAAAACGAGGGCATCGAAGTGATAGACAATCAGATTATAGATTTTGAAAAACACTTCTGGCAACCTAAAATCGAACTTTAA
- a CDS encoding sigma-54-dependent transcriptional regulator → MRKKQAQILIVDDQEEILFSAKMILKKHFETIFTTNSPKKIISILNENEINVVLLDMNYRIGFEDGREGIHWLKEIKTLSPQTIVILMTAFGKIDTAVEGIKIGAFDYVLKPWNNEKLLEIIDKAVTESRKNSKKEIVEKTSKSYFTGTSLKIKQAYSIAERVAKTDANVLILGENGTGKYVFAEYIHLNSERKEQPFVHVDLGSLSDNLFESELFGYAKGAFTDAKTDTAGRFETASGGTIFLDEIGNIPLHLQSKLLHVLQTKTVTRLGESKARPLNVRIIAATNADIKAEVKNKTFREDLLYRINTMEIYLPSLRERKDDIVPMANFILDKIAEKYNQENWRFEDNVGPYLEKYPWKGNIRELENKIERALILADNHTISVTNLDILDFEEIHENDENPLSEMERTAIEKTLFKNNGNISKTAEELGLSRAALYRRIEKYDLKNT, encoded by the coding sequence ATGCGAAAAAAACAAGCCCAAATATTAATCGTTGACGATCAGGAAGAAATTCTTTTTTCGGCAAAAATGATCCTCAAAAAACATTTTGAAACCATTTTTACAACAAACAGTCCCAAAAAAATCATTTCGATTTTAAACGAAAATGAAATAAATGTGGTTTTGTTAGACATGAATTACCGGATTGGTTTTGAAGACGGACGTGAAGGGATTCATTGGCTGAAGGAAATAAAAACGCTTTCACCGCAGACAATTGTGATCTTAATGACTGCTTTTGGTAAAATTGATACCGCAGTTGAAGGGATCAAAATTGGGGCTTTCGATTATGTTTTGAAACCCTGGAACAATGAGAAATTACTGGAAATCATTGATAAGGCGGTGACGGAGAGCCGAAAAAACAGCAAAAAAGAAATCGTAGAAAAAACGAGCAAAAGTTATTTTACAGGCACTTCCCTAAAAATCAAACAAGCCTATTCGATTGCCGAAAGAGTGGCTAAAACAGATGCCAACGTCTTGATACTGGGTGAAAACGGAACCGGAAAGTATGTTTTTGCAGAGTATATCCATCTGAATTCAGAACGCAAAGAACAGCCTTTTGTACATGTCGATCTGGGTTCGCTAAGTGATAACTTGTTCGAAAGCGAGCTTTTTGGTTATGCCAAAGGCGCTTTTACAGATGCAAAAACCGATACGGCCGGAAGATTTGAAACGGCTTCAGGAGGGACAATTTTTCTCGATGAAATAGGGAATATTCCACTGCATCTGCAATCTAAATTACTACATGTTTTACAAACCAAAACTGTAACCCGTCTGGGAGAAAGCAAAGCAAGACCACTAAATGTAAGGATTATTGCGGCTACAAATGCCGACATAAAGGCGGAGGTAAAAAATAAAACTTTTAGAGAAGATTTACTGTATCGCATCAACACGATGGAGATTTATTTGCCTTCTTTACGCGAACGAAAAGACGATATCGTTCCGATGGCTAATTTTATTCTGGATAAGATTGCCGAAAAATACAATCAGGAGAATTGGCGTTTTGAGGATAATGTGGGGCCTTATTTAGAAAAATATCCGTGGAAAGGAAACATTAGAGAGCTCGAGAATAAAATTGAACGGGCTTTAATTTTGGCTGATAACCATACCATTTCGGTGACCAATCTGGACATTTTGGATTTCGAGGAAATTCATGAAAATGATGAAAATCCGTTGTCTGAAATGGAAAGAACTGCTATCGAAAAAACATTGTTTAAAAACAACGGAAACATCAGTAAAACAGCCGAAGAACTTGGGTTGTCAAGAGCAGCTTTGTACCGAAGAATTGAGAAATACGACCTAAAAAACACCTAA
- a CDS encoding ABC transporter ATP-binding protein encodes MITIQNLTKVFRTEEVETAALSGISLEIKKGDFLTIMGPSGCGKSTLLNIIGLLDSASGGSYKLLDQEMIGLKEKGRANVRKENIGFIFQNFNLIDELSVYDNIELPLIYNNVKASERKQKIEAIAEKLNISHRLKHFPQQLSGGQQQRVAVARALVNDPKIILADEPTGNLDSKNGNEVMELLTDLHAKGATILMVTHSDYDASFSQKTIHMKDGVIFSEKFNQRNVDVFMDAK; translated from the coding sequence ATGATAACCATACAAAACCTAACCAAAGTTTTTAGAACAGAAGAAGTAGAAACAGCAGCTTTAAGCGGCATTTCTTTAGAGATAAAAAAAGGAGATTTTTTAACCATTATGGGACCTTCGGGTTGTGGAAAATCGACTTTACTGAATATCATCGGGCTTTTGGACAGTGCATCAGGCGGGAGCTACAAATTATTAGATCAGGAAATGATTGGTTTAAAAGAGAAAGGAAGAGCAAATGTCCGCAAAGAAAACATTGGTTTTATTTTCCAGAATTTCAACCTGATCGATGAGCTTTCGGTTTATGACAATATCGAATTGCCTTTGATTTACAATAATGTAAAAGCTTCAGAGAGAAAACAAAAGATTGAGGCTATTGCCGAGAAACTAAATATCTCACACCGCCTTAAACATTTCCCACAACAACTTTCGGGAGGACAACAACAAAGAGTTGCCGTGGCAAGAGCACTGGTAAACGATCCTAAGATTATCCTGGCCGATGAGCCAACCGGAAACTTAGATAGTAAAAATGGTAATGAGGTGATGGAACTTTTAACCGATTTACATGCTAAAGGAGCTACCATTTTAATGGTTACCCACTCTGATTATGACGCTTCATTTTCGCAAAAAACGATTCATATGAAAGACGGTGTAATATTTTCTGAAAAATTCAATCAGCGTAATGTTGATGTTTTTATGGACGCTAAATAA
- a CDS encoding sensor histidine kinase, which yields MKNWKFYNALFARVLLVMIPFFFCVFLIYKTFYYNALLVGFVVLLLLAEMYFFVKNQSLFYDKMLLSILQNDFSSNFPEEHKTDNFRNLFLLYDKLRFQRQEQTSKERIYQSILNNIDTATLILEKEGEDWNLFLMNDCFSNLFKVPKVSHWKYLKNYLPSLCEEIEKMGFTELKSAISIKIEDQDLQTFMLQTSHTKTYDKEYFIILLDSIQRVIEKKEKEAWINLMKIISHELMNSLTPIRALSQNLLQIVDQEALEEDDFEDIKSSISTIINRSDHLQAFVENYRKLAMLPTPTKKMTPINALFEDCLRVMSPILKAENVELINDINSPRSILIDKSQMEQVIINLITNSIYALKEKKEKKMFLSAHTENNRFFITISDNGKGIDTAIRDKVFLPFFTTRKDGAGIGLTLSKNIIEAHGGYLSYQTDEDRTSFVICLI from the coding sequence ATGAAGAACTGGAAATTTTATAACGCTTTGTTTGCAAGGGTGCTGCTCGTCATGATCCCCTTTTTCTTTTGTGTCTTTCTGATTTACAAAACGTTTTATTACAATGCGCTTCTGGTTGGTTTTGTGGTTTTACTATTATTGGCCGAAATGTACTTTTTTGTTAAAAATCAGTCCTTGTTTTATGATAAAATGCTTCTTTCGATCTTGCAGAATGATTTTTCGAGTAATTTTCCCGAAGAACACAAAACCGATAATTTCAGGAATTTGTTTTTGCTGTATGATAAGTTAAGGTTTCAGCGACAGGAACAGACTTCAAAAGAACGCATCTATCAGTCTATTTTAAACAACATTGATACCGCTACTTTAATTCTCGAGAAAGAAGGGGAGGATTGGAATCTTTTTTTAATGAACGATTGCTTTTCTAACTTATTTAAGGTGCCAAAAGTAAGCCACTGGAAATACCTTAAAAATTACCTGCCTTCTCTTTGTGAGGAAATTGAAAAAATGGGTTTTACCGAATTGAAATCGGCTATTTCCATCAAAATTGAAGATCAGGATTTGCAGACTTTTATGCTGCAGACCTCGCATACAAAAACCTATGACAAAGAGTATTTCATTATTTTGCTGGACAGTATTCAGCGGGTCATTGAGAAAAAGGAGAAAGAAGCCTGGATTAATCTGATGAAAATTATCTCGCACGAGTTAATGAATTCCTTAACGCCAATTCGTGCGCTTTCGCAGAATTTACTCCAAATCGTAGATCAGGAAGCACTGGAAGAGGATGATTTTGAGGACATCAAAAGCAGTATTTCAACCATTATCAATCGGAGCGATCACTTGCAGGCTTTTGTCGAAAACTATCGAAAACTGGCGATGCTGCCCACTCCGACAAAAAAAATGACACCTATAAATGCTCTTTTTGAAGATTGTCTTCGGGTAATGAGTCCGATTTTAAAAGCGGAAAATGTCGAACTGATAAACGATATCAATAGCCCCAGATCGATTTTAATTGACAAAAGTCAGATGGAACAGGTGATTATTAATTTAATCACAAATAGTATTTATGCGCTGAAAGAAAAGAAGGAGAAGAAGATGTTTTTGTCGGCCCATACCGAAAACAATCGTTTTTTTATTACCATTTCGGATAACGGAAAAGGAATCGATACAGCCATCAGGGATAAAGTTTTTCTGCCGTTTTTTACCACCAGAAAAGATGGTGCCGGAATTGGACTAACGCTTTCCAAAAATATCATCGAAGCGCATGGAGGCTATCTGAGTTATCAAACCGATGAAGACCGAACCAGTTTTGTGATTTGTCTGATTTAG
- a CDS encoding LysE family transporter, translating into MALLTPLLSGFLAAFIGIIPPGLINMTAAKVNLKEGKKNALWFVAGAVLVIFFQVSIAVLFAQVIDNRPDVVTLLREVGFAIFSVLTIYFLFIAKEPKAKKSKIKKSSKKSRFFLGMLLSGLNFFPIPYYVVVSITLASYHLFVFENNIIFTFVFGSVLGSFAALYSYIGFFGRIEKKTDYLMRNMNTIIGSITGLIALLTLFNILNYYFS; encoded by the coding sequence TTTCATTGGGATTATTCCTCCAGGTCTGATCAACATGACTGCAGCCAAAGTAAATTTGAAAGAGGGTAAAAAGAATGCCTTATGGTTTGTTGCCGGGGCTGTACTGGTGATCTTTTTTCAGGTTTCTATAGCCGTTTTATTTGCGCAGGTGATCGACAATCGTCCGGATGTGGTGACCTTATTACGCGAAGTGGGATTTGCTATTTTCTCTGTTTTAACGATTTACTTTTTGTTTATCGCGAAAGAACCCAAAGCCAAAAAATCGAAGATTAAAAAGAGCAGTAAAAAAAGTCGTTTCTTTTTAGGAATGCTGCTTTCCGGACTGAACTTTTTTCCAATTCCGTATTATGTAGTGGTGAGTATTACACTTGCTTCTTACCACCTTTTTGTATTCGAAAACAACATTATTTTTACCTTTGTATTCGGATCTGTTTTAGGCTCATTTGCTGCTTTGTACAGCTACATCGGTTTCTTTGGAAGAATCGAAAAGAAAACAGATTATCTGATGCGAAATATGAATACGATTATTGGAAGCATCACAGGATTAATAGCGCTACTGACGCTTTTTAATATTTTGAATTACTATTTTAGTTAG
- a CDS encoding efflux RND transporter periplasmic adaptor subunit has product MDKLIPRKNRKFRYLTIAIGVFLVLATIVFFSFNTKRSLNVKADELSIQKVEKAFFEDFVVFQAKVVPLNVMLVNVTEGGSVKEIFVENGAMVTKGQSLARLFNPNTELNYLTQETAIIEQINNLNTGKLNIRNQELNLNKDLVLIEHDYNDAKRLYDMNAKLFEKDVISRNDWNNFKESLRFQDERKRTIQQSIQKEKQTNQVQISQINRSIQTMEKSLDILRNNKKNFLITAPETGRLTSFQPVLGKTFQAGESIGRIDSKQGYKLTADVDEFYLEKVREGLKGQVEFQGKNLEVLVTKVIPEVKSGHFTVELAFVSKENITLQDGLSFGVKLILSGKNKTLVVPKGSFNQETAGKWIFVVKGNKAERRNIKIGRENPSYYEILEGLKEGESVITSSYTDYKDIEELSINRAQ; this is encoded by the coding sequence ATGGACAAGTTAATTCCTCGTAAAAATAGAAAATTTAGATATCTCACAATAGCAATTGGAGTTTTTTTAGTTTTGGCAACAATCGTATTTTTCTCGTTTAATACCAAAAGAAGTCTGAATGTAAAAGCAGATGAGCTGAGCATTCAGAAAGTCGAAAAAGCCTTCTTTGAAGATTTCGTTGTTTTTCAGGCTAAAGTAGTACCTCTTAATGTAATGCTTGTGAATGTTACCGAGGGCGGGTCTGTAAAAGAAATTTTTGTCGAAAATGGCGCTATGGTAACCAAAGGCCAGTCATTAGCCCGTTTGTTCAATCCGAACACCGAACTGAACTACCTGACTCAGGAAACAGCAATTATCGAGCAAATCAACAATCTAAATACCGGGAAACTGAACATTAGAAATCAGGAGCTAAACTTAAACAAAGACCTGGTTTTAATCGAACACGATTATAATGATGCCAAAAGGCTGTACGATATGAATGCGAAGTTGTTTGAAAAGGATGTGATTTCGAGAAATGACTGGAATAACTTTAAAGAAAGCCTACGTTTTCAGGACGAACGCAAGAGAACCATTCAACAAAGTATTCAAAAAGAAAAACAAACCAATCAGGTTCAGATTTCTCAAATCAACCGTTCGATTCAGACCATGGAGAAGAGTCTGGACATTTTAAGAAACAATAAAAAGAACTTTTTGATCACAGCACCTGAAACGGGCAGGCTGACTTCTTTTCAACCTGTTTTGGGAAAAACTTTTCAGGCGGGCGAAAGTATCGGAAGAATCGATTCTAAGCAGGGGTATAAATTAACCGCTGATGTAGATGAATTCTATCTCGAAAAAGTACGCGAAGGCTTAAAAGGTCAGGTCGAGTTTCAAGGGAAAAATCTGGAAGTTTTAGTTACAAAAGTGATTCCGGAAGTAAAAAGCGGACATTTTACCGTTGAGCTGGCTTTTGTCTCCAAAGAAAACATCACTTTGCAGGACGGACTTAGTTTTGGTGTAAAACTAATTCTGTCCGGAAAAAACAAAACACTTGTTGTTCCAAAAGGAAGCTTCAATCAGGAAACAGCCGGAAAATGGATCTTTGTCGTAAAAGGAAACAAAGCCGAAAGAAGAAACATAAAAATAGGCCGCGAAAACCCATCGTACTATGAGATACTGGAAGGCTTAAAAGAAGGAGAATCAGTCATTACATCATCTTATACCGATTATAAAGATATTGAAGAATTGTCGATTAATCGCGCGCAGTAG
- a CDS encoding ABC transporter permease, which produces MIFNWFKIFIYHLKQNKLFSFLNVLGLSIGISGVIFAILYWNNENAYDQWNPEKDNVYQVLNKIGATGDTWASSSIPFGRTCKATIPEIESICFFNSWYNNDMIKYQGQKFFHKKIAVSDNGFFDMFPLPIVKGAKTNILKEKNSVALSEETAKLLFKNEDPIGKSITYNYKDYTVKSVYKIIAPSAFEPNYVFSGVARDGDEQSWGNFNYGLMIKVKKGTDIATVLKKIQNVDYVNRTLKDAKANGQTPEQYVKENGQTTVILDKLSDTRLHGTKSSQGANLPEGKGNLQLLYIMVGLSILILALSLVNYINLATASAIKRAKEVGVRKIVGATKKQIVLQFIFETAIIVVLAIIFALAIVELSLPYYNTFLKKSLTMNGSEFYLQLLFIFGLVIVLAGVFPAVYISNFETLKVLKGNFSRSKSGIWIRNSMLIFQFGIAAFFIIGALIVNSQVSYMMNKDLGFSGDQVIKIPFNYQEYDKKFLKYQTTKQELLKMPGVTDVSTFAGSFGNSTNSSSGFTHNSIFVQSRNVEMDFGFLDMMKIKIVQGRDLSPKFASDTIDNWLVNETLVKTLGIKNPINTVITSGWGNEKGNLKFKIVGVVKDFHITGLQDKVPPMVFINLKTLKWNNYDNIYVKVSPNNLDQTLSKLDKFWAKNINQDYPFEYEFVNKGFARTYQEQVKQKNLFFILNLVVIIIAIFGLFALASFSMERRLKEIAIRKTLGAETDALLKELSRQYVGFCLLGFVIGIIPAYILLQKWLENFAFRIGVSIIPFSIALASLLALTLMIVLAKAYQVTKIDILKYLKYE; this is translated from the coding sequence ATGATTTTTAACTGGTTTAAAATATTTATATACCATTTGAAGCAAAACAAATTGTTTTCGTTTTTAAATGTCCTGGGATTAAGCATTGGAATCTCCGGAGTAATTTTCGCCATTTTGTACTGGAATAACGAAAATGCCTATGATCAATGGAATCCTGAAAAAGATAACGTCTATCAGGTTTTGAATAAAATTGGAGCAACAGGAGATACCTGGGCTTCCAGCAGTATTCCTTTCGGAAGAACCTGTAAAGCAACAATTCCCGAAATAGAATCGATCTGTTTTTTTAATTCCTGGTATAACAATGATATGATTAAATATCAGGGGCAAAAATTCTTTCACAAAAAAATTGCTGTTTCCGACAATGGCTTTTTTGATATGTTTCCGCTACCTATCGTAAAAGGAGCCAAAACCAATATCCTGAAAGAGAAAAACAGTGTGGCGTTATCAGAAGAAACCGCAAAATTACTTTTTAAGAATGAAGACCCAATTGGCAAATCAATCACCTATAATTACAAAGATTACACGGTAAAATCGGTTTATAAAATCATAGCGCCTTCAGCTTTTGAACCCAATTACGTTTTTAGCGGAGTTGCCCGTGATGGCGACGAGCAAAGTTGGGGTAACTTTAATTATGGCTTAATGATTAAAGTTAAAAAAGGAACTGATATTGCAACTGTTTTAAAGAAAATACAAAATGTAGATTACGTTAACCGAACTTTGAAAGATGCAAAAGCCAACGGACAGACTCCGGAGCAATATGTAAAAGAAAATGGACAGACAACTGTAATATTAGATAAATTAAGCGATACCCGTTTGCACGGTACAAAATCGTCACAGGGAGCAAATCTTCCGGAAGGAAAAGGAAATCTGCAATTGCTTTATATTATGGTCGGTCTTTCTATTTTGATTCTGGCGCTTTCTTTGGTGAACTATATCAATTTAGCAACAGCTTCAGCAATAAAACGCGCTAAAGAAGTTGGTGTTCGTAAAATTGTGGGAGCCACTAAAAAGCAGATCGTCCTTCAGTTTATTTTCGAAACCGCGATAATAGTAGTTTTAGCCATTATTTTTGCTCTGGCAATTGTAGAACTTTCTCTGCCGTACTACAATACTTTTTTGAAAAAATCCCTGACTATGAATGGCAGTGAATTTTACCTTCAGCTCCTTTTTATATTTGGATTAGTAATCGTTCTTGCAGGTGTTTTTCCTGCCGTTTACATCTCAAATTTCGAAACGCTTAAGGTTTTAAAAGGAAACTTCTCCAGAAGTAAAAGTGGTATCTGGATTCGAAATTCGATGCTTATTTTCCAGTTTGGTATTGCTGCTTTTTTTATTATTGGTGCTTTAATCGTGAATTCACAGGTAAGCTATATGATGAATAAGGATCTTGGTTTTAGTGGAGATCAGGTCATCAAAATTCCTTTTAATTATCAGGAATACGACAAGAAATTCCTTAAATATCAAACCACCAAACAAGAACTTTTAAAAATGCCGGGGGTTACCGATGTATCCACCTTTGCCGGTTCTTTTGGAAATAGCACCAACTCCAGTTCAGGATTTACACACAATAGTATTTTTGTACAATCCCGAAATGTCGAAATGGATTTTGGCTTTCTGGATATGATGAAAATAAAAATTGTTCAGGGACGTGATTTGTCTCCAAAATTTGCTTCGGATACCATTGATAACTGGCTGGTCAACGAAACTCTTGTTAAAACCTTAGGAATTAAAAATCCTATTAATACGGTTATAACATCGGGTTGGGGAAATGAAAAAGGAAACCTGAAATTTAAAATTGTTGGTGTTGTAAAGGATTTTCACATCACAGGATTACAGGACAAAGTACCACCAATGGTTTTTATCAATCTTAAAACTTTAAAGTGGAATAACTATGATAATATTTATGTGAAAGTTTCTCCTAATAATTTAGATCAAACCCTATCAAAACTAGACAAATTCTGGGCGAAAAACATCAATCAGGATTATCCTTTTGAATATGAATTTGTCAATAAAGGCTTTGCCCGAACCTATCAGGAACAGGTAAAACAGAAAAACCTCTTTTTCATTTTAAATCTTGTGGTCATCATCATCGCCATTTTCGGATTGTTTGCTTTGGCTTCTTTCTCGATGGAACGTAGATTGAAAGAAATCGCCATTCGAAAAACATTAGGAGCAGAAACAGATGCTTTACTAAAAGAACTATCCAGACAATATGTTGGCTTTTGTTTACTAGGATTTGTAATTGGCATCATTCCGGCATATATTTTGCTACAGAAATGGCTGGAAAACTTTGCCTTCCGAATTGGAGTATCAATAATTCCATTTAGTATCGCTTTGGCCTCTCTGCTGGCTTTAACACTTATGATTGTGTTAGCCAAAGCCTATCAGGTAACCAAGATCGATATCTTAAAATATTTAAAATACGAATAA